One window of the Magnolia sinica isolate HGM2019 chromosome 19, MsV1, whole genome shotgun sequence genome contains the following:
- the LOC131235692 gene encoding uncharacterized protein LOC131235692 isoform X2: MKSGFQKSFDSTPGQSLDGSFRKSKSGVSPDQGSEFSTSSRFIPTSRRVFKGLKDFVKKLVDIHSFSHDLEDWILEKTCTDSTDRKQLFKSPFLIDDLRKLDYALEGVLFQQLFRMPYSLYASDDLKEDEFVALEDFLHAITDGLWRTFWHKSGPLPFSVSCPRHPGSRFYTVENAISKGRLGALCGAALVANSSADLQVQWDQVVELALFKSDIAQGNELGFSTATVCEALFYGFHILLSRTLSKYNTVSGDSVYLLVMDSKFGGVVKLGGDLSKLEVNSGDPYRSVVEWVKLHAEVNVSPIDRIWNKLGNPNWGDLGTLQVLQATFYSIVQWKGPPRKSIASLAADHSLRIQKRWIECRLVANGNGPATAHHADHKQGEIVELDCNEDQKSVKKQTTRLKLKQGEVMILEDSQGQKGFRMQEALVNGECLSYSAVSLENPGELLTVYVGAHPSKLEPSWEDMSLWYQVQRQTKVLNIMKQQGISSKYLPEIITSGRILHSGPCRKQSTGGRCDHPWCGTPSLVTYPVGNPLSSIVARNGPFSCEEALRCCRDCLSALRSAASANIQHGDICPENIVRVDTSGASTRFLYMPVSWGRAVLEDRDSPAINLQFSSTHALQQGKLCPVSDAESLIYLLYFICGGTMQQQDSIESALQWREKCWARRSIQQQLGEVSALLKAFADYVDSLCGTPYPVDYDIWLKRLNRVVDGSDRGKLKEEVAVMKLEDVAESSGTSGCGPSLSC, encoded by the coding sequence gtGTTTCTCCTGATCAGGGGTCCGAGTTTTCAACCTCAAGCAGGTTCATTCCTACTTCTAGAAGAGTGTTCAAAGGGctcaaagattttgtgaagaaacTTGTGGACATCCATTCATTTTCACATGATCTTGAAGATTGGATTCTTGAGAAAACATGTACTGATTCTACTGACAGGAAGCAATTATTCAAATCTCCTTTCCTGATCGATGACCTGCGCAAACTTGATTATGCATTGGAGGGGGTCTTGTTTCAGCAACTTTTCCGGATGCCATACTCCCTCTATGCTTCTGATGATTTAAAAGAAGATGAGTTTGTTGCGCTGGAAGACTTTCTTCATGCAATTACTGATGGGTTATGGCGTACCTTTTGGCACAAAAGCGGGCCACTCCCCTTTTCAGTATCTTGTCCTCGACACCCTGGATCTAGGTTTTATACTGTGGAAAATGCAATATCAAAGGGAAGGCTTGGAGCACTTTGTGGGGCCGCTTTGGTAGCAAACAGCAGTGCTGATTTACAAGTTCAGTGGGATCAAGTGGTGGAGCTTGCTTTATTCAAATCGGATATTGCACAGGGTAACGAATTGGGATTTTCGACAGCGACTGTTTGTGAAGCCCTCTTTTATGGATTTCACATACTTCTCTCGAGGACTTTGAGCAAGTACAACACTGTCAGCGGGGATTCTGTCTATCTTCTGGTTATGGATTCTAAATTCGGTGGAGTGGTTAAATTGGGGGGCGATCTGAGTAAGCTCGAAGTTAATTCAGGGGACCCATACCGCTCCGTTGTAGAATGGGTCAAACTACATGCGGAAGTCAATGTTTCACCCATCGACCGGATATGGAATAAGCTAGGAAATCCAAATTGGGGGGATTTAGGTACCCTTCAGGTACTTCAAGCAACCTTCTATTCCATTGTGCAGTGGAAAGGACCGCCAAGAAAGTCAATCGCCTCATTAGCTGCGGACCACAGCCTTCGAATTCAGAAACGTTGGATAGAGTGTCGCCTGGTTGCAAATGGGAATGGGCCAGCCACTGCTCATCATGCTGACCATAAACAAGGAGAGATTGTTGAACTTGACTGCAATGAAGATCAGAAGTCTGTTAAAAAGCAAACAACACGTTTGAAGCTTAAGCAGGGGGAGGTGATGATTTTGGAGGATTCTCAGGGGCAGAAAGGATTCCGCATGCAGGAGGCTCTTGTCAATGGAGAGTGCTTATCATACAGTGCGGTTTCTCTAGAAAACCCTGGCGAGCTATTGACTGTGTACGTAGGAGCTCACCCATCTAAGCTTGAGCCATCCTGGGAGGATATGAGCCTTTGGTACCAAGTTCAAAGGCAGACCAAGGTATTGAACATCATGAAACAGCAAGGTATCTCCAGCAAGTATTTACCGGAAATCATCACCTCTGGTCGGATTTTGCATTCGGGCCCTTGTAGAAAACAAAGCACAGGTGGTCGATGCGATCACCCATGGTGCGGGACTCCAAGTCTCGTAACATATCCAGTTGGGAACCCACTATCATCCATTGTTGCACGAAATGGCCCGTTTTCCTGTGAGGAAGCGTTGCGCTGCTGCAGGGACTGCTTATCAGCTCTGAGGAGCGCGGCATCGGCCAACATCCAACATGGTGACATATGTCCTGAAAATATAGTACGTGTTGATACTTCTGGTGCTAGCACCAGATTTTTGTACATGCCTGTATCGTGGGGTCGTGCAGTTCTGGAGGATAGGGACAGCCCTGCAATAAATCTGCAGTTTTCTTCAACCCACGCGCTTCAGCAGGGAAAGCTGTGTCCAGTATCGGATGCTGAGAGCCTCATTTACCTCCTTTATTTCATCTGCGGGGGCACAATGCAGCAGCAGGACTCTATTGAGTCAGCACTGCAGTGGAGGGAGAAATGTTGGGCCAGGCGGTCAATTCAGCAGCAGCTTGGCGAGGTTTCAGCACTTCTTAAGGCATTTGCTGATTATGTGGATAGTCTCTGTGGGACTCCTTATCCCGTAGATTATGATATCTGGTTAAAGAGATTGAATAGAGTGGTAGATGGTTCAGATAGGGGAAAGCTGAAAGAGGAAGTAGCAGTTATGAAGTTAGAGGATGTTGCAGAGTCTTCAGGAACTTCTGGATGTGGTCCTTCTTTGTCATGCTGA
- the LOC131235692 gene encoding uncharacterized protein LOC131235692 isoform X4, whose protein sequence is MPYSLYASDDLKEDEFVALEDFLHAITDGLWRTFWHKSGPLPFSVSCPRHPGSRFYTVENAISKGRLGALCGAALVANSSADLQVQWDQVVELALFKSDIAQGNELGFSTATVCEALFYGFHILLSRTLSKYNTVSGDSVYLLVMDSKFGGVVKLGGDLSKLEVNSGDPYRSVVEWVKLHAEVNVSPIDRIWNKLGNPNWGDLGTLQVLQATFYSIVQWKGPPRKSIASLAADHSLRIQKRWIECRLVANGNGPATAHHADHKQGEIVELDCNEDQKSVKKQTTRLKLKQGEVMILEDSQGQKGFRMQEALVNGECLSYSAVSLENPGELLTVYVGAHPSKLEPSWEDMSLWYQVQRQTKVLNIMKQQGISSKYLPEIITSGRILHSGPCRKQSTGGRCDHPWCGTPSLVTYPVGNPLSSIVARNGPFSCEEALRCCRDCLSALRSAASANIQHGDICPENIVRVDTSGASTRFLYMPVSWGRAVLEDRDSPAINLQFSSTHALQQGKLCPVSDAESLIYLLYFICGGTMQQQDSIESALQWREKCWARRSIQQQLGEVSALLKAFADYVDSLCGTPYPVDYDIWLKRLNRVVDGSDRGKLKEEVAVMKLEDVAESSGTSGCGPSLSC, encoded by the coding sequence ATGCCATACTCCCTCTATGCTTCTGATGATTTAAAAGAAGATGAGTTTGTTGCGCTGGAAGACTTTCTTCATGCAATTACTGATGGGTTATGGCGTACCTTTTGGCACAAAAGCGGGCCACTCCCCTTTTCAGTATCTTGTCCTCGACACCCTGGATCTAGGTTTTATACTGTGGAAAATGCAATATCAAAGGGAAGGCTTGGAGCACTTTGTGGGGCCGCTTTGGTAGCAAACAGCAGTGCTGATTTACAAGTTCAGTGGGATCAAGTGGTGGAGCTTGCTTTATTCAAATCGGATATTGCACAGGGTAACGAATTGGGATTTTCGACAGCGACTGTTTGTGAAGCCCTCTTTTATGGATTTCACATACTTCTCTCGAGGACTTTGAGCAAGTACAACACTGTCAGCGGGGATTCTGTCTATCTTCTGGTTATGGATTCTAAATTCGGTGGAGTGGTTAAATTGGGGGGCGATCTGAGTAAGCTCGAAGTTAATTCAGGGGACCCATACCGCTCCGTTGTAGAATGGGTCAAACTACATGCGGAAGTCAATGTTTCACCCATCGACCGGATATGGAATAAGCTAGGAAATCCAAATTGGGGGGATTTAGGTACCCTTCAGGTACTTCAAGCAACCTTCTATTCCATTGTGCAGTGGAAAGGACCGCCAAGAAAGTCAATCGCCTCATTAGCTGCGGACCACAGCCTTCGAATTCAGAAACGTTGGATAGAGTGTCGCCTGGTTGCAAATGGGAATGGGCCAGCCACTGCTCATCATGCTGACCATAAACAAGGAGAGATTGTTGAACTTGACTGCAATGAAGATCAGAAGTCTGTTAAAAAGCAAACAACACGTTTGAAGCTTAAGCAGGGGGAGGTGATGATTTTGGAGGATTCTCAGGGGCAGAAAGGATTCCGCATGCAGGAGGCTCTTGTCAATGGAGAGTGCTTATCATACAGTGCGGTTTCTCTAGAAAACCCTGGCGAGCTATTGACTGTGTACGTAGGAGCTCACCCATCTAAGCTTGAGCCATCCTGGGAGGATATGAGCCTTTGGTACCAAGTTCAAAGGCAGACCAAGGTATTGAACATCATGAAACAGCAAGGTATCTCCAGCAAGTATTTACCGGAAATCATCACCTCTGGTCGGATTTTGCATTCGGGCCCTTGTAGAAAACAAAGCACAGGTGGTCGATGCGATCACCCATGGTGCGGGACTCCAAGTCTCGTAACATATCCAGTTGGGAACCCACTATCATCCATTGTTGCACGAAATGGCCCGTTTTCCTGTGAGGAAGCGTTGCGCTGCTGCAGGGACTGCTTATCAGCTCTGAGGAGCGCGGCATCGGCCAACATCCAACATGGTGACATATGTCCTGAAAATATAGTACGTGTTGATACTTCTGGTGCTAGCACCAGATTTTTGTACATGCCTGTATCGTGGGGTCGTGCAGTTCTGGAGGATAGGGACAGCCCTGCAATAAATCTGCAGTTTTCTTCAACCCACGCGCTTCAGCAGGGAAAGCTGTGTCCAGTATCGGATGCTGAGAGCCTCATTTACCTCCTTTATTTCATCTGCGGGGGCACAATGCAGCAGCAGGACTCTATTGAGTCAGCACTGCAGTGGAGGGAGAAATGTTGGGCCAGGCGGTCAATTCAGCAGCAGCTTGGCGAGGTTTCAGCACTTCTTAAGGCATTTGCTGATTATGTGGATAGTCTCTGTGGGACTCCTTATCCCGTAGATTATGATATCTGGTTAAAGAGATTGAATAGAGTGGTAGATGGTTCAGATAGGGGAAAGCTGAAAGAGGAAGTAGCAGTTATGAAGTTAGAGGATGTTGCAGAGTCTTCAGGAACTTCTGGATGTGGTCCTTCTTTGTCATGCTGA
- the LOC131235692 gene encoding uncharacterized protein LOC131235692 isoform X1 yields the protein MKSGFQKSFDSTPGQSLDGSFRKSKSGVSPDRGSEFSTSSRFIPTSRRVFKGLKDFVKKLVDIHSFSHDLEDWILEKTCTDSTDMKQLFKSPFPIDDLRKLDYALEGVLFQQLFRMPYSLYASDDLKEDEFVALEDFLHAITDGLWRTFWHKSGPLPFSVSCPRHPGSRFYTVENAISKGRLGALCGAALVANSSADLQVQWDQVVELALFKSDIAQGNELGFSTATVCEALFYGFHILLSRTLSKYNTVSGDSVYLLVMDSKFGGVVKLGGDLSKLEVNSGDPYRSVVEWVKLHAEVNVSPIDRIWNKLGNPNWGDLGTLQVLQATFYSIVQWKGPPRKSIASLAADHSLRIQKRWIECRLVANGNGPATAHHANHKQGEIVELDCNEDQKSVKKQTTRLKLKQGEVMILEDSQGQKGFRIQEALVNGECLSYSAVSLENPGELLTVYVGAHPSKLEPSWEDMSLWYQVQRQTKVLNIMKQQGISSKYLPEIITSGRILHSGPCRKQSTGGRCDHPWCGTPSLVTYPVGNPLSSIVARNGPFSCEEALRCCRDCLSALRSAASANIQHGDICPENIVRVDTSGASPRFLYMPVSWGRAVLEDRDSPAINLQFSSTHALQQGKLCPVSDAESLIYLLYFICGGTMQQQDSIESALQWREKCWARRSIQQQLGEVSALLKAFADYVDSLCGTPYPVDYDIWLKRLNRVVDGSDRGKLKEEVAVMKLEDVAESSGTSGCGPSLSC from the coding sequence gcGTTTCTCCTGATCGCGGGTCCGAGTTTTCAACCTCAAGCAGGTTCATTCCTACTTCTAGAAGAGTGTTCAAAGGGctcaaagattttgtgaagaaacTTGTGGACATCCATTCATTTTCACATGATCTTGAAGATTGGATTCTTGAGAAAACATGTACTGATTCTACTGACATGAAGCAATTATTCAAATCTCCTTTCCCGATCGATGACCTGCGCAAACTTGATTATGCATTGGAGGGGGTCTTGTTTCAGCAACTTTTCCGGATGCCATACTCCCTCTATGCTTCTGATGATTTAAAAGAAGATGAGTTTGTTGCGCTGGAAGACTTTCTTCATGCAATTACTGATGGGTTATGGCGTACCTTTTGGCACAAAAGCGGGCCACTCCCCTTTTCAGTATCTTGTCCTCGACACCCTGGATCTAGGTTTTATACCGTGGAAAATGCAATATCAAAGGGAAGGCTTGGAGCACTTTGTGGGGCCGCTTTGGTAGCAAACAGCAGTGCTGATTTACAAGTTCAGTGGGATCAAGTGGTGGAGCTTGCTTTATTCAAATCGGATATTGCACAGGGTAACGAATTGGGATTTTCGACAGCGACTGTTTGTGAAGCCCTCTTTTATGGATTTCACATACTTCTCTCGAGGACTTTGAGCAAGTACAACACTGTCAGCGGGGATTCTGTCTATCTTCTGGTTATGGATTCTAAATTTGGTGGAGTGGTTAAATTGGGGGGCGATCTGAGTAAGCTCGAAGTTAATTCAGGGGACCCATACCGCTCCGTTGTAGAATGGGTCAAACTACATGCGGAAGTCAATGTTTCACCCATCGACCGGATATGGAATAAGCTAGGAAATCCAAATTGGGGGGATTTAGGTACCCTTCAGGTACTTCAAGCAACCTTCTATTCCATTGTGCAGTGGAAAGGACCGCCTAGAAAGTCAATCGCCTCATTAGCTGCGGACCACAGCCTTCGAATTCAGAAACGTTGGATAGAGTGTCGCCTGGTTGCAAATGGGAATGGGCCAGCCACTGCTCATCATGCTAACCATAAACAAGGAGAGATTGTTGAACTTGACTGCAATGAAGATCAGAAGTCTGTTAAAAAGCAAACAACACGTTTGAAGCTTAAGCAGGGGGAGGTGATGATTTTGGAGGATTCTCAGGGGCAGAAAGGATTCCGCATACAGGAGGCTCTTGTCAATGGAGAGTGCTTATCATACAGTGCGGTTTCTCTAGAAAACCCTGGCGAGCTATTGACTGTGTACGTAGGAGCTCACCCATCTAAGCTTGAGCCATCGTGGGAGGATATGAGCCTTTGGTACCAAGTTCAAAGGCAGACCAAGGTATTGAACATCATGAAACAGCAAGGGATCTCCAGCAAGTATTTACCAGAAATCATCACCTCTGGTCGGATTTTGCATTCGGGCCCTTGTAGAAAACAAAGCACAGGTGGTCGATGCGATCACCCATGGTGCGGGACTCCAAGTCTCGTAACATATCCAGTTGGGAACCCACTATCATCCATTGTTGCACGAAATGGCCCGTTTTCCTGTGAGGAAGCGTTGCGCTGCTGCAGGGACTGCTTATCAGCTCTGAGGAGCGCGGCATCGGCCAACATCCAACATGGTGACATATGTCCTGAAAATATAGTACGTGTTGATACTTCTGGTGCTAGCCCCAGATTTTTGTACATGCCTGTATCGTGGGGTCGTGCAGTTCTGGAGGATAGGGACAGCCCCGCAATAAATCTGCAGTTTTCTTCAACCCACGCGCTTCAGCAGGGAAAGCTGTGTCCAGTATCGGATGCTGAGAGCCTCATTTACCTCCTTTATTTCATCTGCGGGGGCACAATGCAGCAGCAGGACTCTATTGAGTCAGCACTGCAGTGGAGGGAGAAATGTTGGGCCAGGCGGTCAATTCAGCAGCAGCTTGGCGAGGTTTCAGCACTTCTTAAGGCATTTGCTGATTATGTGGATAGTCTCTGTGGGACTCCTTATCCCGTAGATTATGATATCTGGTTAAAGAGATTGAATAGAGTGGTAGATGGTTCAGATAGGGGAAAGCTGAAAGAGGAAGTAGCAGTTATGAAGTTAGAGGATGTTGCAGAGTCTTCAGGAACTTCTGGATGTGGTCCTTCTTTGTCGTGCTGA
- the LOC131235692 gene encoding uncharacterized protein LOC131235692 isoform X3, which translates to MKQLFKSPFPIDDLRKLDYALEGVLFQQLFRMPYSLYASDDLKEDEFVALEDFLHAITDGLWRTFWHKSGPLPFSVSCPRHPGSRFYTVENAISKGRLGALCGAALVANSSADLQVQWDQVVELALFKSDIAQGNELGFSTATVCEALFYGFHILLSRTLSKYNTVSGDSVYLLVMDSKFGGVVKLGGDLSKLEVNSGDPYRSVVEWVKLHAEVNVSPIDRIWNKLGNPNWGDLGTLQVLQATFYSIVQWKGPPRKSIASLAADHSLRIQKRWIECRLVANGNGPATAHHANHKQGEIVELDCNEDQKSVKKQTTRLKLKQGEVMILEDSQGQKGFRIQEALVNGECLSYSAVSLENPGELLTVYVGAHPSKLEPSWEDMSLWYQVQRQTKVLNIMKQQGISSKYLPEIITSGRILHSGPCRKQSTGGRCDHPWCGTPSLVTYPVGNPLSSIVARNGPFSCEEALRCCRDCLSALRSAASANIQHGDICPENIVRVDTSGASPRFLYMPVSWGRAVLEDRDSPAINLQFSSTHALQQGKLCPVSDAESLIYLLYFICGGTMQQQDSIESALQWREKCWARRSIQQQLGEVSALLKAFADYVDSLCGTPYPVDYDIWLKRLNRVVDGSDRGKLKEEVAVMKLEDVAESSGTSGCGPSLSC; encoded by the coding sequence ATGAAGCAATTATTCAAATCTCCTTTCCCGATCGATGACCTGCGCAAACTTGATTATGCATTGGAGGGGGTCTTGTTTCAGCAACTTTTCCGGATGCCATACTCCCTCTATGCTTCTGATGATTTAAAAGAAGATGAGTTTGTTGCGCTGGAAGACTTTCTTCATGCAATTACTGATGGGTTATGGCGTACCTTTTGGCACAAAAGCGGGCCACTCCCCTTTTCAGTATCTTGTCCTCGACACCCTGGATCTAGGTTTTATACCGTGGAAAATGCAATATCAAAGGGAAGGCTTGGAGCACTTTGTGGGGCCGCTTTGGTAGCAAACAGCAGTGCTGATTTACAAGTTCAGTGGGATCAAGTGGTGGAGCTTGCTTTATTCAAATCGGATATTGCACAGGGTAACGAATTGGGATTTTCGACAGCGACTGTTTGTGAAGCCCTCTTTTATGGATTTCACATACTTCTCTCGAGGACTTTGAGCAAGTACAACACTGTCAGCGGGGATTCTGTCTATCTTCTGGTTATGGATTCTAAATTTGGTGGAGTGGTTAAATTGGGGGGCGATCTGAGTAAGCTCGAAGTTAATTCAGGGGACCCATACCGCTCCGTTGTAGAATGGGTCAAACTACATGCGGAAGTCAATGTTTCACCCATCGACCGGATATGGAATAAGCTAGGAAATCCAAATTGGGGGGATTTAGGTACCCTTCAGGTACTTCAAGCAACCTTCTATTCCATTGTGCAGTGGAAAGGACCGCCTAGAAAGTCAATCGCCTCATTAGCTGCGGACCACAGCCTTCGAATTCAGAAACGTTGGATAGAGTGTCGCCTGGTTGCAAATGGGAATGGGCCAGCCACTGCTCATCATGCTAACCATAAACAAGGAGAGATTGTTGAACTTGACTGCAATGAAGATCAGAAGTCTGTTAAAAAGCAAACAACACGTTTGAAGCTTAAGCAGGGGGAGGTGATGATTTTGGAGGATTCTCAGGGGCAGAAAGGATTCCGCATACAGGAGGCTCTTGTCAATGGAGAGTGCTTATCATACAGTGCGGTTTCTCTAGAAAACCCTGGCGAGCTATTGACTGTGTACGTAGGAGCTCACCCATCTAAGCTTGAGCCATCGTGGGAGGATATGAGCCTTTGGTACCAAGTTCAAAGGCAGACCAAGGTATTGAACATCATGAAACAGCAAGGGATCTCCAGCAAGTATTTACCAGAAATCATCACCTCTGGTCGGATTTTGCATTCGGGCCCTTGTAGAAAACAAAGCACAGGTGGTCGATGCGATCACCCATGGTGCGGGACTCCAAGTCTCGTAACATATCCAGTTGGGAACCCACTATCATCCATTGTTGCACGAAATGGCCCGTTTTCCTGTGAGGAAGCGTTGCGCTGCTGCAGGGACTGCTTATCAGCTCTGAGGAGCGCGGCATCGGCCAACATCCAACATGGTGACATATGTCCTGAAAATATAGTACGTGTTGATACTTCTGGTGCTAGCCCCAGATTTTTGTACATGCCTGTATCGTGGGGTCGTGCAGTTCTGGAGGATAGGGACAGCCCCGCAATAAATCTGCAGTTTTCTTCAACCCACGCGCTTCAGCAGGGAAAGCTGTGTCCAGTATCGGATGCTGAGAGCCTCATTTACCTCCTTTATTTCATCTGCGGGGGCACAATGCAGCAGCAGGACTCTATTGAGTCAGCACTGCAGTGGAGGGAGAAATGTTGGGCCAGGCGGTCAATTCAGCAGCAGCTTGGCGAGGTTTCAGCACTTCTTAAGGCATTTGCTGATTATGTGGATAGTCTCTGTGGGACTCCTTATCCCGTAGATTATGATATCTGGTTAAAGAGATTGAATAGAGTGGTAGATGGTTCAGATAGGGGAAAGCTGAAAGAGGAAGTAGCAGTTATGAAGTTAGAGGATGTTGCAGAGTCTTCAGGAACTTCTGGATGTGGTCCTTCTTTGTCGTGCTGA